CGATCAGCGAAACACAAACGCGAAAAGCCAAACGCAATAAACAACGCCTGAAAACGACAAATGCAAGGGCAGCCAATGAATTTCGAATATTCCCCCAAAGTACAGGATCTGTTGCAACGCCTGCGGCAGTTTATGACAGAGGAAGTCCTCCCCGCGGAACAGACCTATTACCAGCAGCTGGAAGAAGACCGCTGGGGTGAGCCTCCGGTGATGGAGGCGCTCAAGCGCAAGGCGCAGGATGCCGGGCTGTGGAATCTGTTTATGCCGGGCACCGAGTTTGGTGCAGGGCTCACCAATCTGGAATATGCGCCGCTGGCGGAGGAAATGGGCCGGGTGCTGTTTTCGTCCGAGGTGTTCAACTGCAGCGCGCCGGACACCGGCAATATGGAAGTGCTGACCCAGTACGGTTCCCCCGCGCAACAGGAGCGCTGGCTGAAGCCACTTCTGGCGGGAGAAATTCGCTCCGCCTTCGCCATGACCGAGCCGAAAGTCGCCTCCAGCGACGCCACCAATATCGAAACGTCGATTGTGCGCGATGGCGATGACTACGTGATCAACGGTCACAAGTTTTATATCAGCGGCGCGCTCAATCGCCGCTGCGAAATCATGATTGTGATGGGTAAAACCGCACCGGACAGCAGCGACCGCTATCGCCAGCAGTCACAGATTCTGGTGCCGATGAATACGCCGGGGGTCAACGTGATTCGCCCCATGACCGTATTCGGCTACGACGATGCGCCGGAAGGTCACGGGGAAATTATTTTCGACAATGTGCGGGTGCCGGCGGAAAACCTGATTCTCGGAGAAGGGCGCGGTTTTGAAATCGCCCAGGGGCGCCTCGGTCCGGGCCGCATTCACCACTGCATGCGCCTGATCGGCCAGGCACAGCGCGCACTGGAATTGATGGCCGCGCGTGCAGAGCAGCGTGTGGTATTCGGCCGCCCCATGAGCAAACAGGGTTCGGTGCGGGAAGACATTGCGAAGTCTGCCTGTGAAATCGAACAGGCGCGCCTGCTCACACTGAAAGCGGCGGACCAGATGGATCGCCACGGCAACAAGGCGGCACGGGAGTTGATTTCCATGATCAAGATCGTTGCTCCGCAGATGGCGTGCAATGTGATTGATCGCGCGATTCAGATTCACGGCGCCGCCGGCCTTGGTCAGGATTTCAATCTTGCCAGAGCCTACGCCTACGCGCGTACGATTCGCCTCGCCGACGGCCCGGACCAGGTGCACATGATGCAACTGGGGCGCAACCTGGCGGCGGCCTACGGCAGTGAGGGCGTGTAAATGGGGGATGTAACCGAAGCGCCGGTACCGCAGGTTGACCAGTTGGATACCGAACGTCTGAGCGCCTACCTGAAAGAAAAGCTGAAAGACAAGTTGCCGGGTTTTGACGGCGCTGTTCGTGCCAGTAAATTTTCCGGTGGCCAGTCCAACCCGACGTTCCAGTTGCACACCTCTGCCGGTACTTTCGTATTGCGTCGCCAGCCGCCGGGAAAACTGTTGAAGTCCGCCCACGCCGTAGACCGGGAATTTCGTGTGATGCAGGCACTGGCGGATACCGGCGTGCCGGTGCCCCGTGTTCTGCACCTGTGCGAAGACCGCGATGTAATCGGCTCCATGTTTTATCTGATGGAATACTGCGAGGGGCGCATCTTCTGGGACGCGGCCCTGCCGGAACTCGACAACCAGCAGCGCACGGATTTTTATGAAGAAATGAACCGTGTGCTGGCTGCATTACACAGTGTGGATGTGGACGCCGTGGGTTTGTCCGATTACGGTCGTCCGGGCAATTATTTCGAGCGGCAGTTCGGCCGCTGGCAGGAACAGTATCGCGCATCGGAACTGCAAAAAATTGCCGCGATGGACACGCTGATCCAGTGGCTGGGTGAAAATCTGCCGCCAGACGATGGCCGTGTGTCCCTGGTGCACGGGGATTACCGCCTCGACAACATCATGTTCCACCCCACCGAGTCCCGTGCTATCGCGGTACTGGACTGGGAACTGTCCACCCTCGGACATCCGTTTGCTGACCTGGCTTACCAGTGCATGCAACTGCGTATGCCGGCAGACGGTGGAAATATTTCCGGGTTGATGGGGGTGAATCGCTCCGCTCTCGGCATCCCCAGCGAGCGTGACTATGTGGCGCGCTACTGTGAGCGTATGGGGATTGCCGGCATCGATAACTGGGCCTTTTACCTGGCCTTCAGCTTTTTCCGGCTGGCGGCAATTATCCAGGGTGTGGCCAAGCGCGCGCAGGACGGCAATGCGTCGAGCAAGAATGCGGCCAAACTTGGTGCCTTTGTGGAGCCACTGGCGATGCTCGCACTGGGTGTTATCGAGAAAGAAAGTTAATAAATAGCAAAGTGAATAAAAAACAATAGATCGTTGGGAGAATTTTTATGGCGACCAATCTGTTTGATCTGAGTGGAAAAATCGCGCTGGTCACCGGCGCCAGTCGCGGCATCGGTGAAGCCATTGCCAAATTACTGGCGGAGCAGGGTGCCCATGTGCTGGTTTCCAGCCGCAAGATCGAAGACTGTCAGGCAGTGGCGGATGCGATCACCGACGCCGGTGGCAAGGCCGAAGCGCTGGCCTGCCATATCGGCAATATGGACGATATCTCCCGGACCTTCAGCCATATCCGCAGCCAGTACGGCAAGCTGGATATTCTGGTCAACAACGCCGCCACCAATCCGTATTTCGGCCACATCCTGGATACGGATCTGAGTGCTTTTCAGAAAACCGTGGACGTAAATATCCGCGGTTATTTCTTCATGTCTGTGGAAGCGGGCAAGCTGATGCGGGAAAACGGTGGTGGTTGCATCGTCAATACCGCCTCCATCAATGCACTGCAGCCCGGTGTCGGCCAGGGTATTTACTCCATTACCAAGGCTGCGGTAGTGAACATGACCAAAGCATTTGCCAAGGAGTGCGCGCAGTTCAATATCCGCGTCAATGCGCTGCTGCCGGGTTTGACCAAAACCAAATTTGCCGGAGCGCTGTTCAGCCACGAAGAAATCTACAACATGGCCATCGGCCATATCCCCATGCATCGCCATGCAGAGCCGGAAGAAATGGCCGGCACGGTGCTGTACCTGGTATCCGATGCGAGCAGCTACACCAATGGTGAATGCGTGGTGGTGGATGGCGGACTCACCGCCTGTGGAGGTCTGTAACCATGGCGGACTTCAGACCTGATCCACTGCTGGATTTTTCTGGCAAGGTAGCGCTGATTACCGGCGCCGCCAGCGGCTTCGGCGCGCTGCTGGCGGAAGAGCTGGGGCGCCGTGGCGCGAGCCTGGTGCTGGGTGATATCAACGAGGACGGACTGGCACCAGTGGTGGAAAAACTCACCGATGCCGGTGTTGCGGTACAGGCCGTAGCCTGCGATGTGTCGTCGGAAACCGATTGTGCAGCGATGGTGGCACTGGCGCGGGAAAATTTCGGACGCCTGGACATTGCGGTAAACAATGCCGGTATCGCACCGCCGATGCAGTATTTCGAAGACGTCGAGGAAGAGACGTTCGACCTGCAGCATAGCGTCAACGTGAAGGGCGTTTTTTTCGGGATGAAGCATCAGCTGAAACTGATGCGCACCCAGGGCAGCGGCATTATTTTGAATGTGAGCTCGATGGCCGGTCTCGGCGGCGCGCCCAAGTCTTCCGCCTACGCCGGTGCCAAGCACTCGGTCATCGGCCTCACCCGTACCGCAGCGGTGGAATACGCCCGCCACAACGTGCGGGTGAATGCGATCTGCCCCTTCTATACCCTCACGCCGATGATTACCGATATGACCGCTCCCGAAGGCGCCACCGTAGAGCAGGTGCATGGCATCTTTGCCGCGGGTTGTCCGATGAAACGCCTGGGGAAACCGGAAGAAGTGGTCAGTGCCATGGTGATGCTGTGTTCACCGGCACTCAGTTATGTTACCGGCCAGACACTGGCGGTCGATGGCGGTGTTTCCGCGTTTTAATCAACATTCAGTAAAGGGAGTTCAAATGTCTATCACTATTTCTCCGCAGGATTATTCCAGCGCAATCGGTCGCGAGACCGGGCCGACCGATTGGTTCCAGATCGACCAGAACCGTATTGATATGTTTGCCGAGTGCACCCTGGATCGTCAGTTTATCCATGTCGATCCCGCAGCCGCGGCGAAGTCTCCGTTCGGTACTACCATAGCCCACGGATTTCTGACTCTTTCACTATTGTCCTTTTTCGCCGAACAACTGCAGATCGCTGTGGACGGCGTGAAAATGGGTGTGAATTACGGCCTGGACAAGGTGCGTTTTATCAATCCGGTGAAAGTGGATCAGCGGGTGCGCGCACGCGCGAAAGTTCTCGATATTATCGAGAAAAATTCCGGTCAGTTTCAGCTCAAACTTGAAGTGACTCTGGAAATTGAAGGGCAGGAAAAACCAGCGCTGATCGCCGAATGGCTGGTGATGCAGTTTGTCTAAACAATAAATTTTGATGGAGAGAAGCATGTCTATTTCTTTCGAAGGCAAAGTGGCCATCGTCACTGGTGCGGGCAATGGCCTGGGACGATCCCACGCTCTGGAGCTCGCTCGCCGCGGGGCGAAAGTGGTGGTGAATGATCTGGGTGGTGCCCGCGATGGTTCCGGTGGATCCCTGACGGCGGCAGAAGCGGTGGTTGCGGAAATCGAAGCCGCCGGCGGAGAGGCTATGGCCAACGGGGCCAATGTCACCGATTACCAGCAGGTGCAGGAAATGGTGAAGCAGGCCGCCGAGCGCTGGGGTCGCGTGGATATTCTGGTGAACAATGCCGGTATCCTGCGCGACAAGTCTTTCGCCAAGGCACCAATGGATGACTTCAAGCTGGTGGTGGATGTGCACCTGATGGGCTCGGTGAACTGCACCAAGGCGGTGTGGGACATCATGCGCGAGCAGCAGTACGGTCGCATTGTAATGACCACGTCGTCTTCCGGACTGTACGGCAACTTCGGGCAGTCAAACTACGGTGCCGCCAAAACCGGTGTGGTGGGACTGATGAATACCCTGTGTCTGGAAGGCGAGAAATATGGCATCCGGGTCAATTGCCTTTCTCCCACTGCGGCCACGCGTATGACCGAAGACATTATTCCCGATCCCAAGGCGCTGGAACTGCTGACCCCGGAATCGGTGACCGCGGGCCTGATTGCGCTGGTGGCGGACGACGGTCCAAACCGCTTTATTCTGTGCGCTGGTGCGGGAGCCTATGCCAAGGCACGCATTCTGGAAACCGAGGGTATTTACCTGCCCCCGGAGCAACAGACGGCGGAGAACGTTCTGGCCAATCTCGATGCCATCAGTGATGAGCGCGGGCAGCAGGAACTTGTCGGCGGCCTGAATCAGACCGTTAAATTTATCCAGAAGGCCGCACAGGGCACTGGTGTGAAACTCGACGGTTAATCCGGCGGTTAAAAAGAGCCAGAGGGAGAGAATTTCAATGAAAGAAGCTGTAATCGTTTCCACCGCACGCACGCCCATCGGCAAGGCCTACCGCGGTGCATTTAACAATCTCGAAGGTCCGAGCCTGGCCGCGCATGCGGTGACCGCGGCGGTTACCCGTGCAGGGGTAGAACATGGCGAGATCGAAGACTGTGTTTTCGGTGTCGCTCTGCAGCAGGGGTCGACCGGTACTAACGTAGCGCGACAGATCGCCCTGCGTGCGGGCCTGCCCACCACCGTTGCGGGGATGACCATCGATCGCCAGTGTTCCTCCGGCCTGATGGCCGTGGCCACCGCGGCCAAGCAAATTACCCAGGACGGCCTGCCAGTGGCCATCGCTGGCGGTATGGAATCCATTTCTCTGGTACAGAACCAGCAGATGAACAGTTTCCGTGTTGCCGATCCTGCGCTGTTGCAGATGCACCCGGATATTTATCTGCCCATGATCGATACCGCGGAAATCGTTGCCAAGCGCTATGGTATTAGCCGCGATCTGCAGGACGAGTATTCCCTGCAGTCACAACAGCGCACCGCGGCCGCCCAGCAAGCGGGATTGTTCCGGGACGAAATTGTGCCGGTCACCGCAAATATGATTGTGGTGAACAAAGAAACCGGTGAGCAGTCCACGCGGGAAGTAACGCTGGAAATGGACGAAGGCAACCGTCCTTCCACCACCATCGATGGTCTGCGTGGACTGAAGCCAGTGCGTGACAATGGGGTGATTACCGCAGGTAACGCTTCACAGTTGTCTGACGGCGCCGCGGCCATGGTGTTGATGGATAGCAAACTGGCAGAGCAGCGCAACCTGAATCCGCTGGGTATTTACCGCGGTATGGCGGTGGCTGGTTGCGAGCCGGACGAAATGGGTATAGGTCCGGTATTTGCGATTCCCAAGCTATTGGCTCGCAACGGTCTCACCATGGACGATATTGGCCTGTGGGAATTGAATGAGGCGTTTGCGGTGCAGGTACTGTACTGCCGGGACAAGCTGGGCATCGATAATGAAAAGCTCAATGTCAACGGCGGCGCCATTTCTATCGGACATCCCTACGGCATGAGTGGTGCACGTATGGTCGGCCATGCATTGCTGGAAGGTAAACGCCGTGGTGTGAAGTATGTTGTGGTGACCATGTGTGTGGGTGGTGGCATGGGCGCTGCGGGCCTGTTCGAGATCGTCTGATCCGGCACTAAATAATAATCGGGAGGTAAATATGCGAGCATTGGTGTGCGAGGCCTTTGGCCCGGTAGAAAACCTGAAAGTCCGCGAATGGCAATTGCCAGCGTTGAAGCCGCATGAAGTGCGTCTTGAGGTGCACGCGGCCGGGGTCAATTTTCCCGATGGCCTGATGGTGCAGGGAAAATATCAGGTAAAGCCGGAATTGCCTTTTGTGGCTGGCGGTGAGTGCGCAGGCATCATCCGCGAAGTGGGCGATGCGGTGAAGGGGTTCCGGGTTGGGGATCGCGTGATCGCCATGCCCGGGCTGGCCGCGTTTGCCGAAGCGGTTAATGTGGATCACAAACTGTTGATGCCGATGCCCGAGCAACTGGATTTTGCGCAGGCAGCCGGTTTCTGTATTACCTACGCGACTTCTTACTACGCGTTCAAACAGCGCGCGCAGCTCAAGCCGGGGGAAACCCTGGTGGTGCTGGGGGCAGCCGGTGGCGTTGGGGTAACGGCGATACAGCTGGGGAAACTGATGGGCGCACGGGTAATCGCCTGCGCCTCTTCGGACGAAAAGCTCGCGTTCTGTCGCGACCTCGGTGCCGATGAAACCATCAACTACAGCAGTGAAGATCTTAAAGAGCGTATTCGCGCGCTGACCGATGGCAAGGGCGCGGATGTGATTTACGATCCGGTCGGCGGCGCCTTTACGGAGCAGGCTTATCGCTCCATCGCCTGGGGCGGGCGTTACCTGGTGATCGGGTTCGCCGCTGGGGATATTCCCAGCCTTCCGCTCAATCTGCCCCTGCTGAAAGCGGGTGACATTCTCGGTATTTACTGGGGCGGATGGGCGAGCCGGGATCCCAAGGGCAACATGCAGAACTTTGCTGAATTGCTCGGGTATGTAAACGAGGGACGGCTACAGCCGCTGACCACTGCCGTTTATCCACTGGAGGACTTTAGCCAGGCGTTTGCAGCCATCAATGCGCGCAAGGCTCTTGGTAAAGTAGTGCTTACCATGGGCGAGGCTGCGACCTGACCGGTTATTGGAGGTTCGCGGAATAAACGCGGAATTAAAAAGGGGATCCAGTTCAAGGCTGGATCCCCTTTTTTTTACCTGGCCAGTATCACTGTAGATAAGCATCACAGTAGATAAGTATCAGGGCAGAATTCGGCAGTGGCCACGTGCCTGTTCCTTGAGGTCGTTGGGCAGAGGCTCCACGTCGGTAGTCCGCTGCTGTTGTCGCCATTGCGCGCAGAGCTCAACATAATTGCCTGCGTCGACTTCGGCTCGCAGAATGTGCCAGCCATCCAGATTCACCGGCGCGAGACTGAGCGTGGGTTTGTATTGTTCGGCCCCGGGTTTTTCTTCGGCCGGTGCTGCCTGTTGCCCTTGTGCGGCATCGATATACTGGGCGGGGTGTAGCATCACAATGGCGATAGCAATTGCGCTGAACCCGGATGCGACCTTGGAAAGGGTGCGGTGCCCCTTGGCAGATTCGGCCCGTACGGGTTGAATCTTTCCTATGCCGGCGAGGACTTTTTCATCCAGTAGTGCCGGTGAGCGAATCGTATTGATCGCGCGCCGGTAGTCATTTTGCCAATGTTTGCTGTTCATACTTGTGCTACCTCCACAGAGCGATCAGCAGTAGCGGGTGTGGCTGGCGAATGTTTTGCGGGCCGTTTTCCCCAGCTGCTCCAGGGAACTGCGGGGCGTATGGTTTCCGTTTTCGGTGCGGTCACTTCCCGCTCCGCGGATTCGGCGGCTTCCTTCGCCAGGGTATCCGCCGATTTCCAGGGTTTGCGTGCGCTCCCGTGCAGGTTGAACGCGATCAGGTTTCGGGCCTCGGCCAGGTCCTGTCGACCCTGGGCGAGGGTGATGCGCTCGATATCTGCGGCGGTTGCCAATGACAGTCCGCACTCGTTCACCAGCAGAAAAATATTTCTCTGTCGCCGGGGCAGCTGTTGTATCGCTTGCAGAATATCCGAGCGCTCCAGTGCCTCGCGCAGAGATTCTTCCGCAGCATGTGGTTCGGAACTGGTTTCTGAGCTAGTTTCCTGCGGTAACTGCATCAGTTTGTTGATCTGGATATAGAACCAGTTTTTGAGTTGCCGCTCCCTCGGGGACGGAGGATTGTCCAGCAGCATTCCCCACAGTTTCTCCATCACAGGCACGCAGTGTCGCAGACACGTCTGTGCGCAATAGCGAAACAAGGGATCTTTGTAGCGCTGGTAAATTTCACGAACAGCTTTTTGATTGCGTGTGCTGCAATACTGTTCGAGTAAGTCTTCATCACTGAGACTGCACAACTTGTCCGCAAACATTGGATTTGCCTCCTTGGCTCCAATTCCCAATGTCACTTACCCGGTTGCACATCCTCTGAAGATCACGCCCCGGGAAAGGGCTCAGAGGTACTTCGTTGAACGAGTAAATTTAACGTTATTTCGCTGAATACTGCCGAGCGAATACCACTCTCATACTCAGTGTTTACCGTGATTGCTTCGGCGCGCCGACGCTTCCTGGCGATCGGTCATTTTCTCCGCGGTGCCTGAAACCACTTTTTCGTTCCTGCTTTCATTTTCCGTTATCTCTCCACCAGTATCCGTGCCCCTTTTTTTCCACGCGGCGAGGAAGAGGGTGCCAAGCCCCAACAAAATTTCATCGACGAAGGGAACCAGGTCGGGAATCAGCAGGTCCACCAGAAACAGGGCACACATCCACTTAAATAGCTGTGGGTGTTTCAGCCGACGGGCATAACTTAAAAACCAGCCCACCAGGACGCTGGGGAGTGCGCGCTTCATAGATTGAACAAAAGTGCTTTCAGTACCGTGTTCGGAGTATAGTCCGGGGCGAATTTTTCCGTGTGCAGGGAGGGGCGTTGGGGCGCTGGAAATAGGCCTTGGTTGGCGCGCAGTGCTTCATTGCGCATGCAGAGGTTTCTGCCATGGGCGCAGTGCTAGTCCGAAAAGTGAGCGATCATCAGGCAGTTGGGCGGGCGCTGCCCCGGAAGGGCAGGGGTAACTGCTCCGGGCCCAATTCAGCGCGTAAATCCTTGAGTTTCACTCCGACGCCTAACAGACGGATGGGATCGTTACGCCTGTCCCAACACTGTTGTAACAGCTGTTTGAATTCGCTGATGCGCGCGGATCGGCTGCTGCGCTCCTGGGTGGATTGGGTGAAATCTGTGTACTTGACCTTGATTACGGCGCCACTGATTTCATAGCGGTCACCGAGATTGCCAATACGCTCCTGCAGGCGACCGTAGAGGTTGACCATTTCCTGTTGCCATTCTTCCTGGCTGCACAGGTCACTGGTAAACGTGTGTTCGACACTCACACTTTTGCGCGAGCCATCGCTACTGACCGGTCTGTTGTCCACACCGCGACACAGATTGTAGAGGCGGTTGCCGAACTTACCGTATTTGTTCACCAGCTCAACCAGGGAAAAACGCCGTAAATCGCTGCAGGTGCGGATTCCTTCCCGCTGCATTTTTTCCGCCGTCACCCGCCCCACACCATGGATTTTTTTTACCGGTAGTCGAAGGACAAACTCTTCCACTGCGTCAGGTCGGATGACTGTCAGTCCATCGGGTTTTTGCCAATCGCTGGCGATCTTGGCGAGGAACTTGTTCGGTGCGACCCCCGCGGAAATGGTGATACCCAATTCTTTATGTACCCGAGCGCGAATCTCCTGCGCGATCAGAGTTGCACTGCCGCTGCAATGGGCGCTGTCAGTGACATCCAGAAAAGCCTCGTCGAGGGAAAGTGGTTCGATATGGTCGGTGTAAGCGAGGAAAATTTCCCGAATTTGAGCGCTCACTTCCCGATATTTTTTCATATTGCCCGGCACTACAATCAGGTCAGGGCATAGCTTCTTGGCCTGTGCGGTGGGCATGGCCGAGCGCACACCGAAGCTGCGGGCCTCGTAGTTACAGGTGGAAATCACACCCCGGCGATCGCTGGCACCGCCCACGGCGATGGGACGCCCCCGCAAATTCGGGTCGTCTCGCATTTCTACTGAGGCGTAGAAGCAGTCGCAGTCGCAATGGATGATCTTTCGCATGCTGGGATTATATCCAGTATCAGAATTTGGCCAACCGGATTTGCAATAACCGAACTCGGGGTGGAGAAAATAGGCGTGAGGAGGTATGTGATGAGCAGAATCTCGCTGATGGATCATGAGATGGAGCATGGGGTTTCCGGCGTTCTCGATGAGGTGCGTGCGCAGCTCGGTTTTGTACCCATGCTGTTTCGGGCCTACGCCAACAATCCGACGCTACTGGTTGAACTCTGGGAGCGCTATCAGCACACCATGCTTACCGGTCGGTTGTCGCGGCGCCTTAAAGAGGAGATCGCGCTGATGGTGGCTGAGGATGAGCACAGTGATTACGGTATTACCCTGCACAGCAGCGCGCTGCGGCAACTGGGGGTAGACCCCCATGAAATCCT
This is a stretch of genomic DNA from Microbulbifer bruguierae. It encodes these proteins:
- a CDS encoding SDR family NAD(P)-dependent oxidoreductase, with the translated sequence MSISFEGKVAIVTGAGNGLGRSHALELARRGAKVVVNDLGGARDGSGGSLTAAEAVVAEIEAAGGEAMANGANVTDYQQVQEMVKQAAERWGRVDILVNNAGILRDKSFAKAPMDDFKLVVDVHLMGSVNCTKAVWDIMREQQYGRIVMTTSSSGLYGNFGQSNYGAAKTGVVGLMNTLCLEGEKYGIRVNCLSPTAATRMTEDIIPDPKALELLTPESVTAGLIALVADDGPNRFILCAGAGAYAKARILETEGIYLPPEQQTAENVLANLDAISDERGQQELVGGLNQTVKFIQKAAQGTGVKLDG
- a CDS encoding carboxymuconolactone decarboxylase family protein, whose protein sequence is MSRISLMDHEMEHGVSGVLDEVRAQLGFVPMLFRAYANNPTLLVELWERYQHTMLTGRLSRRLKEEIALMVAEDEHSDYGITLHSSALRQLGVDPHEILRVRTNPDHAHLEPREHALLEIARHGNLTPHDHGERYIDHARDAGAADADILEALAVASLASEISHVSTMLDIPADIRP
- a CDS encoding RNA polymerase sigma factor produces the protein MFADKLCSLSDEDLLEQYCSTRNQKAVREIYQRYKDPLFRYCAQTCLRHCVPVMEKLWGMLLDNPPSPRERQLKNWFYIQINKLMQLPQETSSETSSEPHAAEESLREALERSDILQAIQQLPRRQRNIFLLVNECGLSLATAADIERITLAQGRQDLAEARNLIAFNLHGSARKPWKSADTLAKEAAESAEREVTAPKTETIRPAVPWSSWGKRPAKHSPATPATADRSVEVAQV
- the dinB gene encoding DNA polymerase IV is translated as MRKIIHCDCDCFYASVEMRDDPNLRGRPIAVGGASDRRGVISTCNYEARSFGVRSAMPTAQAKKLCPDLIVVPGNMKKYREVSAQIREIFLAYTDHIEPLSLDEAFLDVTDSAHCSGSATLIAQEIRARVHKELGITISAGVAPNKFLAKIASDWQKPDGLTVIRPDAVEEFVLRLPVKKIHGVGRVTAEKMQREGIRTCSDLRRFSLVELVNKYGKFGNRLYNLCRGVDNRPVSSDGSRKSVSVEHTFTSDLCSQEEWQQEMVNLYGRLQERIGNLGDRYEISGAVIKVKYTDFTQSTQERSSRSARISEFKQLLQQCWDRRNDPIRLLGVGVKLKDLRAELGPEQLPLPFRGSARPTA
- a CDS encoding SDR family NAD(P)-dependent oxidoreductase, which translates into the protein MADFRPDPLLDFSGKVALITGAASGFGALLAEELGRRGASLVLGDINEDGLAPVVEKLTDAGVAVQAVACDVSSETDCAAMVALARENFGRLDIAVNNAGIAPPMQYFEDVEEETFDLQHSVNVKGVFFGMKHQLKLMRTQGSGIILNVSSMAGLGGAPKSSAYAGAKHSVIGLTRTAAVEYARHNVRVNAICPFYTLTPMITDMTAPEGATVEQVHGIFAAGCPMKRLGKPEEVVSAMVMLCSPALSYVTGQTLAVDGGVSAF
- a CDS encoding SDR family oxidoreductase; amino-acid sequence: MATNLFDLSGKIALVTGASRGIGEAIAKLLAEQGAHVLVSSRKIEDCQAVADAITDAGGKAEALACHIGNMDDISRTFSHIRSQYGKLDILVNNAATNPYFGHILDTDLSAFQKTVDVNIRGYFFMSVEAGKLMRENGGGCIVNTASINALQPGVGQGIYSITKAAVVNMTKAFAKECAQFNIRVNALLPGLTKTKFAGALFSHEEIYNMAIGHIPMHRHAEPEEMAGTVLYLVSDASSYTNGECVVVDGGLTACGGL
- a CDS encoding MaoC family dehydratase, whose product is MSITISPQDYSSAIGRETGPTDWFQIDQNRIDMFAECTLDRQFIHVDPAAAAKSPFGTTIAHGFLTLSLLSFFAEQLQIAVDGVKMGVNYGLDKVRFINPVKVDQRVRARAKVLDIIEKNSGQFQLKLEVTLEIEGQEKPALIAEWLVMQFV
- a CDS encoding acyl-CoA dehydrogenase family protein, translating into MNFEYSPKVQDLLQRLRQFMTEEVLPAEQTYYQQLEEDRWGEPPVMEALKRKAQDAGLWNLFMPGTEFGAGLTNLEYAPLAEEMGRVLFSSEVFNCSAPDTGNMEVLTQYGSPAQQERWLKPLLAGEIRSAFAMTEPKVASSDATNIETSIVRDGDDYVINGHKFYISGALNRRCEIMIVMGKTAPDSSDRYRQQSQILVPMNTPGVNVIRPMTVFGYDDAPEGHGEIIFDNVRVPAENLILGEGRGFEIAQGRLGPGRIHHCMRLIGQAQRALELMAARAEQRVVFGRPMSKQGSVREDIAKSACEIEQARLLTLKAADQMDRHGNKAARELISMIKIVAPQMACNVIDRAIQIHGAAGLGQDFNLARAYAYARTIRLADGPDQVHMMQLGRNLAAAYGSEGV
- a CDS encoding acetyl-CoA C-acyltransferase, with amino-acid sequence MKEAVIVSTARTPIGKAYRGAFNNLEGPSLAAHAVTAAVTRAGVEHGEIEDCVFGVALQQGSTGTNVARQIALRAGLPTTVAGMTIDRQCSSGLMAVATAAKQITQDGLPVAIAGGMESISLVQNQQMNSFRVADPALLQMHPDIYLPMIDTAEIVAKRYGISRDLQDEYSLQSQQRTAAAQQAGLFRDEIVPVTANMIVVNKETGEQSTREVTLEMDEGNRPSTTIDGLRGLKPVRDNGVITAGNASQLSDGAAAMVLMDSKLAEQRNLNPLGIYRGMAVAGCEPDEMGIGPVFAIPKLLARNGLTMDDIGLWELNEAFAVQVLYCRDKLGIDNEKLNVNGGAISIGHPYGMSGARMVGHALLEGKRRGVKYVVVTMCVGGGMGAAGLFEIV
- a CDS encoding DUF6116 family protein: MKRALPSVLVGWFLSYARRLKHPQLFKWMCALFLVDLLIPDLVPFVDEILLGLGTLFLAAWKKRGTDTGGEITENESRNEKVVSGTAEKMTDRQEASARRSNHGKH
- a CDS encoding NADPH:quinone oxidoreductase family protein; the protein is MRALVCEAFGPVENLKVREWQLPALKPHEVRLEVHAAGVNFPDGLMVQGKYQVKPELPFVAGGECAGIIREVGDAVKGFRVGDRVIAMPGLAAFAEAVNVDHKLLMPMPEQLDFAQAAGFCITYATSYYAFKQRAQLKPGETLVVLGAAGGVGVTAIQLGKLMGARVIACASSDEKLAFCRDLGADETINYSSEDLKERIRALTDGKGADVIYDPVGGAFTEQAYRSIAWGGRYLVIGFAAGDIPSLPLNLPLLKAGDILGIYWGGWASRDPKGNMQNFAELLGYVNEGRLQPLTTAVYPLEDFSQAFAAINARKALGKVVLTMGEAAT
- a CDS encoding phosphotransferase, with translation MGDVTEAPVPQVDQLDTERLSAYLKEKLKDKLPGFDGAVRASKFSGGQSNPTFQLHTSAGTFVLRRQPPGKLLKSAHAVDREFRVMQALADTGVPVPRVLHLCEDRDVIGSMFYLMEYCEGRIFWDAALPELDNQQRTDFYEEMNRVLAALHSVDVDAVGLSDYGRPGNYFERQFGRWQEQYRASELQKIAAMDTLIQWLGENLPPDDGRVSLVHGDYRLDNIMFHPTESRAIAVLDWELSTLGHPFADLAYQCMQLRMPADGGNISGLMGVNRSALGIPSERDYVARYCERMGIAGIDNWAFYLAFSFFRLAAIIQGVAKRAQDGNASSKNAAKLGAFVEPLAMLALGVIEKES